The Natronospira bacteriovora DNA window GAAACTGCTGCACCGTGGCGCGGAAATCGTTTCGCAATTCGCCCGCAAAGCGGGCCAGGGTGTCCGGGGCCATGGCGTGGGGCCAGTCGGCATCGGTGACAAAGCGCGGGGTGGTAGCCACCGCCAGCAGGCGATCCACCCGCTCGGGGGCGTCCAGGGCGGCACGCATGGCCACCATGCCGCCCAGGGACCAGCCCAGCCAGATGGCCCGCGCCGGCGCCACCGCCAGTACTTCGTCCGCCCACTCCGACAGGCCCTCCCCCACCGGCACCTCGCGACTGCGACCATGCCCGGGAAGATCCACCCGCGTCACGCGAAAGCGCTGCTGCAGATCCGCCAGCACCGGCTCCCAGACATCACCGTGCAGGCCCCAGCCGTGCACCAGAACCAGATCGTGGCCATCGCCTTTTGTTTCATGCCAGAGGGTCATTTAATTACCTGTTTAATTGGGACCACGAAATGGACACGAAATGCACACGAGATAAAACCAAAAATAATGAAAAACATTTTTAGCCACAGATGGACACGGATGAACGCAGATGTGGCCCGTGCTTGGTGTGGGGCCGTGCGGCTTCGGTAAGGCCGTGCCGGGTGGTGGCTTGGTGGTGCGAATGGCTTGTGGGAGCGGCTTTAGCCGCGATGGCTGCCATCAGTTGGCAAGGATCGCGGCTAAAGCCGCTCCCACAGGGGGCAATCAACACCCCCGATAGCCGACCCTATTTCGTGTCCATTTAGTGTCCATTTCGTGGTCCAAATCTCCTGCCATCCCCAGGCACGGCCTCTCCGAAGCAGCACGGCGGCCCACCCGGCACGGCCCAACATCTGTGTTTATCTGTGTCCATCTGTGGCCAAGATTTTTTATCTTTTGGTTTTATCTCGTGTCCATTTCGTGGTCCATGTTTTCCGCCAAAGCCGTGACCAGGCCGCGGACGTCGTCGAGGCTGTGCGCGGCGGTGAGGGTGATCCGCAAGCGGGCGGTGCCGTCGGGGACGGTGGGCGGGCGGATGGCCTGGACCAGATAGCCCTGTGCTTCCAGGGCGCGGGAGAGTGCCACGGCACGGTCCGCTTCGCCAAGCATCAGGGGCTGAATGGGGGTGTCGGAGGCCATCAGCGGCAGGCGGTGGGCCTCGGCGGCGGCGCGGAAGGCCTGGATCAGTTCGGCCAGTTTGTCCCGCCGCCAGTCTTCTTCGCGGCTGATGGCCAGGGCGCGCAGGGCGCTGGCGGCCAGCGGCGCGGGCGTGGCGGTGGTGTAGACGTAGCTGCGGGCATGCTGGATGAGGTGCTCGATCAGGGTCTCGCTGCCGGCGACGAAGGCGCCGAAGCTGCCGAAGGCCTTGCCCAGGGTGCCCATGAGAATCGGTACCTCGTCCGGCCCGAGGCCGGCGGCGGTCACCGCACCACGCCCCTGCGGGCCGCAGACGCCAAGGCCATGGGCCTCGTCCACCATCAGGCAGGCACCCTGCGCCCGGCAGCGGGTGGCGAGTTCGGCCAGGGGGGCGATGTCACCGTCCATGCTGAAGACGCTGTCGCTCATGACCAGGCCGCGGGCGTCGGGCTGTTTTTCACGAAAGGCGGCCAGGCGGCGATCCAGGTCGTCGGCGTCGGCGTGCTGGTAGCGGATGAGCTTTGCCCGGCTGGCCAGGGCGCCGTCCAGCAGGGAGGCGTGATTGAGGCGATCTTCCAGCACCGCGTCCTTGCGCCCGACCAGGGCCTGGGCGATGCCGATATTGGCCATGTAGCCGGTGGAAAACAGCAAAGCGCGGGGCCGGCCGGTGAAGGCCGCCAGGGCCTGTTCCAGTTCATGATGCAGGGCGCTGTGGCCGGTGATCAGATGGGCCGCGCCACTGCCCGCCCCGTGCTCGGTCAGGCCCTCACGCAGGCCATCGGCCAGGCGCGGGTCACAGGCCAGGCCCAGATAATCATTGCTGGAGAAATTGACGTACTCGCGGCCGCCGACCCGGGCACGGGCGCCCGGGCGCGGCTGCACGATTCGGCGCCGCCGATACAGGCCGCGGGCCTCGCGCTCGGCCAGGTCCGCCGCCAGTTCGGCATCCAGCGCGGTGGACGGATCAGGCGCTTGCGGCATGATCCGTTTCGTTGCCGGCCGTCTCCGTGGCGCAGCCACAGCCGCTGCCGCAGTCGCGACGTTCCTCGACCCGCTCCACCGCTTCCGGGCGGATGCCCAGGCGGGCGAACAGGGCGCGGTCGCGGTCGGCTTCCGGGTTATCGGTGGTCAGGAGCTTCTCGCCGTAGAAGATGGAGTTGGCACCCGCGAGGAAGCACAGGGCCTGGGTCTCTTCACTCATGTCCGTGCGGCCGGCGGACAGGCGCACATGGGAAGCCGGCATCATCAGGCGGGCCACCGCAATGGTGCGCACGAACTCGACGGGGTGCACCGGCTCCTCGCCATCCAGCGGCGTGCCCTTGACCTGCACCAGCTGGTTGATGGGCACGCTTTCGGGGTGGGTATCGAGATTGGCCAGGCTGCGCAGCATGTCGGCCCGGTGGCCGGTCTCCTCGCCCATGCCGATGATGCCGCCACAGCAGACATTGAGGCCGGCCTGGCGAACATTGTCCAGGGTCTCGAGACGGTCCTGGAAGCTGCGGGTGGTGATGATGTCGCCGTAGAATTCTTCCGAGGTGTCGATATTGTGGTTGTAGTAATCCAGCCCGGCCTCGGCCATGCGCTCGGCCTGCTCCTGGGTGACCATGCCGAGAGTGGCGCAGGTTTCCATGCCGAGACCGCGCACGCCACGGATCATTTCGATGATGCGGTCCAGGTGCTTGTCGGTGGGGCTGCGGTAGGCCGCGCCCATGCAGAAACGGGTGGCGCCCTTCTCCTTCGCGGCGCGGGCCTGGGCCAGCACCAGATCCACGTCCATGAGCTTTTCCTTCTCCAGGCCGGTGTCGTAGCGCGCGCTCTGCGGGCAGTAGGCGCAGTCTTCCGGACAGGCCCCGGTCTTGATGGACAGCAGGGTGCTGACCTGCACTTCATTGGCATCGAAGTGCTTGCGATGGACGGTCTGGGCAGCAAAGATCAGGTCATTGAATGGCACTTCGAACAGGGCACGGGCCTGCTCCGGCGTCCAGTCGTGGCGGGGCTGGCCGTCGCGGGCCTGGGCGAGGACCTGCATGGGGTCCTGGGTGCTGTGGAGGTTGCTCATGCCGGGCGTCACCTTAAATAGTTTGCGGACAAGGAAGGCCGTACCCTCGTAGTCGTAATCGTAATCGGCTTTTCGAAAGCAGCTACGAGCTACGAGCAAAACCCAAAAGCCGATTACGACTACGATTACGAAGGTGGGGGACAGTCTAATCGAGCGACTGTAAACCGAAAAGGGGAAATCATGGTTAACCGATGGTTGCGGCGGCTGGAGGCGCTGCTGCTGCCGCATCAATGCCTGGTCTGCGGGGCCGGGGGCGAGGATGGCCTGGATCTGTGCCGGGGCTGCGGGGAGGATCTGCCCTGGAACCGCCGGCCCTGTATCCGCTGCGCCAATCTGCTGCCACCGGGCAGCCCGGTGAACAGCGAGTGCGGAAAATGCCAATCCGGGGAGACGCCGGCCGGCTTCGACCGCATCCACGCGCCCCTGCTCTACGACTTTCCGGTGGATCGCCTGATCCAGTCACTCAAGTTCGACGGCCGCCTGCCGCCCGGGCGCATGCTGGGTGAGCTGTGTGCTCATACCTTGCTGCAGGAAGATCGACCGCGGCCGGATGCTCTGCTGCCGGTGCCCCTGCATCCCACCCGCTGGCGCGAGCGCGGCTTCAATCAGGCCCGGGAACTGGCCCGCCCCCTGTCGCGGGCGCTCAACGCCCCCATCCTCGACGGCCTCGCCCACCGCACCAAGACCGGCCCGGCCCAGGCCGAACTGCCGCTGGAAAAGCGCCGCGGCAATGTCCGTGGCCTGTTCGAGATCAGGGGGAAGGCACCGGCCCATGTAGCCATCGTCGACGACGTGGTGACCTCGGCCAGCACCGTGGCCGAACTGGCCCGCTGCCTGAAACGGGCCGGCGCGGAACGGGTGGAGGTAATTGCCATTGCGCGGACGCCTTGAATGGGACCACGAAATGGACACGAGATAAAACCAAAAAAGAAAAAACATTTTTTAGCCACAGATGAACACGGATAAACACAGATGTTTGGCCGTGCTTGTTGTGGGGCCGTGCGGCTTCGGTGGGGCCGTGCCGGGTGGTGGACCCGCCGGCGCGGCATTAGGGATGTGGGAGCGGCGTCCGCCGCGATGGGGGTCGGCTAAACCCTGTTCGCGGCGGACGCCGCTCCCACACCTGATCAGCACCCGCAGTGCCAAACCCTATTTCGTGTCCATTTAGTGTTCATTTTCGTGGTCCAAATTTCCTGCCATCCCCACGCACGGCCCCACCGAATCAGCACGGCATCACCCCAAGCACGGCCCAAATCTAGCGTGCATTTCGCGTCCATCTCGCGGCCAAATGTTTTAAAGGTTTTATCTCGTGTGCATTTCGTGTCCATTTCGTGGTCCCAAGCCCATCACTCAATGACAATCTCAGCGGCCGGGTCGCGGAGGTTGTATTGGGAGCTCATGACGCGGCCGTAGGCGCCGGCGTTGGCGATGGCGATGACGTCGCCTTCGTGGCATTCGGGCAGCAGGCGGTCGTTGCCGAGTACGTCGCCGGTCTCGCAGATGGGGCCGACCACGGTAGCCGGGGTGCCGGCGGGTTCGTCGGGGCGGGAGAGGTTGGCGATGTCGTGCCAGGCGCCGTAGAGGGCCGGGCGGATCAGGGAGTTCATGCCGGTCTCGATGCCCACGTAGCGGGCCTCACCCTTGCCCTTGGTCTGGGTGACGCGGGCAATCAGCACGCCAGCGCGAGCCACCAGGTAGCGGCCCGGTTCCAGCCACAGGCGCTTGCCCGGGAAGGCACGCGCCACGTCGGCTAGGGAGGCGTCCATGGCGGCGGTGTCCAGGGGGTCGTCACCGGTTTTTTCCACCACGCCAAGGCCGCCGCCCAGATCGAGGATTTCCACCTCGGGGAAGTGCTCGGCCGCTTCGCCCAGCACCCGGGCGACCTCGCGCCAGTTCTCGGCCGTGCGGATGCCGCTGCCGCTGTGGGCGTGCAGGCCGACCACGCGGGCGCCGGCCGCCGCCACCCGCTCGGCGGCTTCTTCCAGCTCGAACAGGGGAATGCCGAACTTGGACTGGCTGCCGGCGGTGCGCACGTGCTTGTGGTGACCACGGCCCTGGCCGGGGTCGAGGCGCAGGAAGATATCCCGGCCACGGAACAGTTCCGGCCAGTGCTTCAGGGGGTGGAGGTTGTCCAGGGTCACCCGTACGCCGGCTTCCAGACCGAAGACGTATTCCTCGCGCGGGGCGAAGTTGGGGGTGAACAGGATGCGCTCGGGGTCGATGCCCGGGCGGTGCTCGAGGACCTGGCGCACCTCGCCGGGGGAGACGCATTCGAAGCCGAAACCGGCGGCGTCCACCTGCTCGAGAATGCGCGGATGGGGGTTGGCCTTGACCGCATACAGCACCCGGTCCACCGCCTTGAGCCCGGCCAGTTCATCGATGGCCAACTGCACCGAGGGCAGGTGATAGACAAAGGCCGGGCCGGATTCGGTGGCCAGGGCCAGCAGGCGTTCCCGATCCTGCCACCACCAGTGGGCGCTGCGCGGAATGATCGCCGGCCGGGGCTCACGATCAAACAGCTGCTGCCAGGTGGGGCCGAGTACCGGGTCATCGGGCACGGTGTGGATCAGGCTGCGATGCAGTTGCTCGACCAGGCGCGGGGCCTCGCCGGCCTCGATCACGGCGGTGAAGTTGAGGTCATTGGCGGCCTGGCTGAGGAGGTGGATGCGACGCTCCTCGAACATCTCCAGGGCCGGGCCAAGCTGGTGCAGGATGGAGCGGATGCGCCGCCCCACCAGGCTCACCGTGGCGCAGTTCTCGATCAGGCGGGCGCGGCAGAAGGTGGACAGCTCCTCCAGCAGGGCATTGAGGGCATCGGCGCCGAGATCATTGGCACCGGCATCCAGGGAGACGGTGACGTTGGTCTCGGAGGTGGAGACCAGATCCACCGAGACCCCGTGCTGGCGGAAGCATTCAAAGGCCCGGGCCAGGAAGCCGACCTCCTGCCACATGCCCAGGGTTTCCATGGACACCAGCACCACGCCGTCGCGGCTGGAAATGGCCTTGACCCGGGCCTCGGTGTCGCCGCTGCCGGGGCCGATCTCGGTGCCGGCCATGGCTGGGTCCGGGGTGTAGCGCACCTGCAGGGGAATGCCGTGGCGGCGCACCGGGGCGATGCAGCGCGGGTGCAGGATCTTGGCTCCGGTGGTGGCGATCTCCTGGGCCTCGTCGTAGTCCAGGCGCTTGAGCAGACGGGCCGTGGGCAGGGCGCGCGGATTGGCACTGAACAGGCCGGGCACATCGGTCCAGATTTCCAAGCGGCTGGCACCCAGACGGGCGGCGAGATAGGCGGCCGAGGTGTCCGATCCGCCCCGGCCCAGCAGGGCCGGACCGCCCTCGGGATGGCGGGCGAAGAAGCCCTGGGTGAGGATGAGGTTGCCCCGCCCGGCCAGCCAGGCGCGGCCAGCCTCGTCCGGGCCGTCATCGCAGACCGCCGAAAGCCAGTCGGCCGCCGGCATGTTGCGCGGACGGATGGCCAGCAGCTCGGTGGGATCCACAGCCTCCGGCGCCAGGCCCGCGTCGGCGAGCCGGGCACGGGCAATCACCCCGGCCAGGCGCTCACCCACCACCATGGCGCGGGCACGCACCCGCGGGGTGACCTCGCCGATCAGGCGCGCCCCTTCCAGCAAGCGGGACAACTCATCCAGCTGGGCGTCGAGAGCCTCGCCCACGTCACCCAGGCCCATCTCGGCGGCCAGGGCCCGGTGACGCTGACGCAGGCTATCCACCACCTCGGCCGGCACCACGCTGGCGATGTCATCCAGGGCGCCGGCAATGGTGTCGGAGACCCCGGCCAGGGCCGAGTGCACCAGCAGAACCCGTTCACCGTCCCGTTTTCGCTGGCCCACCACGGACTCGATCTTTTTCCAGTTGTCACTGGACGAGACGCTGGTACCACCGAACTTGAGAACGACGAGGGGACTGCTTGGATCCATCTTCCTGCTCCTTGCGTAAATGACGCCTTCGAAGAAGGCTCGATCGTTTTTCAGGCAATAAAAAAAGCCGGCGCAGAGGCCGGCTTTCTCATGCAATTCGCGTTTCCGGCGTGCGCACTAGCGGGCAGAGCCCAGCTTTTTGCTGACCTCTTTCTTCTCCACTTTGCGTTTGGCGCACATGCCGATCATGGTCTGGTTTCGGGTCTTTGTGGTTTCCGAGGGGGCGTAATGTAACCGGATTTTGGGGCCGGGGGAAGGGATTAAGGTTTTTTTAGCCACAGATGAACACAGATGGACTCAGATGTGGGCCATGCCTGGAGGGCCGCCGTGCTGATTCGGAGGGGCCGTGCCTGGGGGTGGCAGGGGATTTGGACCACGAGATGGACACTAAATGGACACGAAATAAGGGCTGGCACCGTGGGTGCTGACTGCCCGCTGTGGGAGCGGCTTTCAGCCGCGATTCCAATTGCCCGGTTGGCACGCCGACTGTTTTCTGAAAAATCGGTACTGAAGCCGGGCCGGTGTTGTTTACACAAAGATCACAGAGATCACGGAGGACACGGAGCGGGAGGTTGCTGGGGGCTTCGACGAATGCCGCGTGTCGCTGATGGTGAATTGGCCTTAGAAGGCTTGATCGCGGCTGAAAGCCGCTCCCACAACGTGTAGAGAACGGCCTGCCAACTTAGGGATTGTTATCGCGGCTAAAGCCGCTCCCACAGCGGGCAGTCAGCACCCGCCGTGCCATCCTCTGGCACGGCCCCTCCGAAGGAGCACGGCATCACCGAAAGCACGGCCCACATCCGTGTTTATCTGTGTTCATCCGTGGCCAATATTTTTTTGGGTTTTATCTCGTGTCCATTTCGTGTCCATTTCGTGGTCAAGGTTTTCGCCGTTCATTCCCCACCGCGGCGGCGTTCCAGGGCGCGGTCCATTTCTTCGCGGGCCATGCTGTGGCGGAACTGTTCCCAGAGCACGGCTTCGTCCTGGGCGGCCACGGGGCGTTCGCTGGCGGCGAGGATGTCGTCGAAGAGCTGGCGCATGGTGGATTCGCCCATCACCAGCATGGTGCACAGCTGGCGGCGCTCGTTGATGGTTTCGTAGCCGGTGCGGGCCACGCGCAGGCCGCTCAGGGTCTGGTCGGTAAGCTGGCGGGAGACGCTCTGGAAGGTGGAGCCGGAAACGGCCTCGCCGTCGGCGGTGCGGGTCTGCTGCTGGTAGGTCTCGTCCATGGACTCCACCGAGACTTCGATCTGGGCGGCCATGGCCTGGCGGGTCAGGGCCACCGCTTCATTGCGGTCGATGGAGAACTGCTCGGAGGCCGGCACGCACTGGGTGGCGGCCAGGCCGTCACTGACCTGGCTCTGGGGGTCGGCGACCCAGTCCGGGATATGGTCTTCCGGGCGTTCCTCGGGGCCAGCACAGGCGGCCAGGGCCATGGCAATGCCGCTGATGATGATGACGTTTCGGATCATGACGGTTCTCCTCACAGAAAGTGGATGAGCTGTTCACCCAGGGCCTGACCCAGGCTCTGCCCCAGGCGGGCCAGCACCCGGTCTTCGGCCAGTCCGGGATCGGTGGAACCTTCCCGGACGCGGTGTTCGAACTGCCCCAGCAGACGGCCTTCGGCATTGCGCACCTCAACCCGGCCTTCGGCAAAGGCGAAGTGATCGGGGCCGCGCTGGACAAGACGCAGGTCCAGGGAGCCGCCAATCACCAGGTCGGGCTCGCCCGTGCCGCCCACGCGCAGGCCCTGTTCCAGCAGGCCACGGCGCAGCCCGCCCAGCACCCGCTCGGACATGCCGCTGCCGTCCAGCTCGATGTGCAGGCTGTCCAGGGCATCACTCAGGCGACGCAGTATGTCGGCGTGAGAGTCGGCCAGTGGTGGACGATTCAGGGGCTGGGTGGAGACCAATCGCAACTGGTCCTCGATCTCGCCGCCCCGGGCAATCAGCTCCAGCGCCGGCCGCAGACGGCGGATGGTGTCGAGACGGCCCTCGCCCGCCGCGTCGCGGCGATAGTCGTCCAGGCGGTTGCGCAGCTGATTGAGTTCACCGGACAGGCGCAGGGTGGCCATGGGCCGGTCCAGCCGGACCAGGGCGTAGAGGGTGTCCTGGTTCGGATCGATGGCGATGTCCGCCACGCTCATTTCATCCAGGGTGGTGGGCGGAATACGGGTGCGCACTTCCTGGAAGAAGCCACGGGTCACCGGCCCGTCATCCTCCTGGCGCACCCGCTCGATCCAGCTGCGGGTTTCGCCGCTGACCTCCACCCGCAGGCTCTGGATCAGGTCGCTGCGGGCCCGTTCGGTGGCCACCCGGCGGGCCTCGGCGCGATCGCCGCGCAGGGGGGCGGAACCCACGCCATAGGCGTAGCGCATGTCGTGGGGCGTGGCCAGCACCCAGTCCGGCACTGTCGGCCCGCTTTCCTCCGGCGTGGCGGCACAGGCCAGCAGGGCCGTGAGCAAAGGCAGCAGGAGAAGGGGGTGGAAACGGGAACGCTTCATGGCTCAGCCCCCGCTCAGAAACCGCGCCGGGCGCGGTGCATGACCTTCTGGATCTGCTTCTGGCCGTTCCAGACTTCGATATTGCTTTCCAGGTCCACCAGCTTGAGGTCCACCTGATAGAAGGTCACGCGGGTGCCGTCCAGGCGGTCCTGGAAGGAATTGATGGTGCCGGTCAGGGCATAGTCCGCCCCCAGCTCGCGCCCCATGCGGG harbors:
- the bioH gene encoding pimeloyl-ACP methyl ester esterase BioH translates to MTLWHETKGDGHDLVLVHGWGLHGDVWEPVLADLQQRFRVTRVDLPGHGRSREVPVGEGLSEWADEVLAVAPARAIWLGWSLGGMVAMRAALDAPERVDRLLAVATTPRFVTDADWPHAMAPDTLARFAGELRNDFRATVQQFLTLQLRGDPQARPLLRTLREAVFRHGEPHHEVLENGLSILGKVDLREELSRLGQPVRVISGRLDRLTHPEAGRALADALPRGDYHCLPRTAHAPFLSDPEHFLELTHDFAQAG
- the bioF gene encoding 8-amino-7-oxononanoate synthase, with product MPQAPDPSTALDAELAADLAEREARGLYRRRRIVQPRPGARARVGGREYVNFSSNDYLGLACDPRLADGLREGLTEHGAGSGAAHLITGHSALHHELEQALAAFTGRPRALLFSTGYMANIGIAQALVGRKDAVLEDRLNHASLLDGALASRAKLIRYQHADADDLDRRLAAFREKQPDARGLVMSDSVFSMDGDIAPLAELATRCRAQGACLMVDEAHGLGVCGPQGRGAVTAAGLGPDEVPILMGTLGKAFGSFGAFVAGSETLIEHLIQHARSYVYTTATPAPLAASALRALAISREEDWRRDKLAELIQAFRAAAEAHRLPLMASDTPIQPLMLGEADRAVALSRALEAQGYLVQAIRPPTVPDGTARLRITLTAAHSLDDVRGLVTALAENMDHEMDTR
- the bioB gene encoding biotin synthase BioB, producing the protein MQVLAQARDGQPRHDWTPEQARALFEVPFNDLIFAAQTVHRKHFDANEVQVSTLLSIKTGACPEDCAYCPQSARYDTGLEKEKLMDVDLVLAQARAAKEKGATRFCMGAAYRSPTDKHLDRIIEMIRGVRGLGMETCATLGMVTQEQAERMAEAGLDYYNHNIDTSEEFYGDIITTRSFQDRLETLDNVRQAGLNVCCGGIIGMGEETGHRADMLRSLANLDTHPESVPINQLVQVKGTPLDGEEPVHPVEFVRTIAVARLMMPASHVRLSAGRTDMSEETQALCFLAGANSIFYGEKLLTTDNPEADRDRALFARLGIRPEAVERVEERRDCGSGCGCATETAGNETDHAASA
- a CDS encoding ComF family protein, which gives rise to MVNRWLRRLEALLLPHQCLVCGAGGEDGLDLCRGCGEDLPWNRRPCIRCANLLPPGSPVNSECGKCQSGETPAGFDRIHAPLLYDFPVDRLIQSLKFDGRLPPGRMLGELCAHTLLQEDRPRPDALLPVPLHPTRWRERGFNQARELARPLSRALNAPILDGLAHRTKTGPAQAELPLEKRRGNVRGLFEIRGKAPAHVAIVDDVVTSASTVAELARCLKRAGAERVEVIAIARTP
- a CDS encoding bifunctional aspartate kinase/diaminopimelate decarboxylase; the encoded protein is MDPSSPLVVLKFGGTSVSSSDNWKKIESVVGQRKRDGERVLLVHSALAGVSDTIAGALDDIASVVPAEVVDSLRQRHRALAAEMGLGDVGEALDAQLDELSRLLEGARLIGEVTPRVRARAMVVGERLAGVIARARLADAGLAPEAVDPTELLAIRPRNMPAADWLSAVCDDGPDEAGRAWLAGRGNLILTQGFFARHPEGGPALLGRGGSDTSAAYLAARLGASRLEIWTDVPGLFSANPRALPTARLLKRLDYDEAQEIATTGAKILHPRCIAPVRRHGIPLQVRYTPDPAMAGTEIGPGSGDTEARVKAISSRDGVVLVSMETLGMWQEVGFLARAFECFRQHGVSVDLVSTSETNVTVSLDAGANDLGADALNALLEELSTFCRARLIENCATVSLVGRRIRSILHQLGPALEMFEERRIHLLSQAANDLNFTAVIEAGEAPRLVEQLHRSLIHTVPDDPVLGPTWQQLFDREPRPAIIPRSAHWWWQDRERLLALATESGPAFVYHLPSVQLAIDELAGLKAVDRVLYAVKANPHPRILEQVDAAGFGFECVSPGEVRQVLEHRPGIDPERILFTPNFAPREEYVFGLEAGVRVTLDNLHPLKHWPELFRGRDIFLRLDPGQGRGHHKHVRTAGSQSKFGIPLFELEEAAERVAAAGARVVGLHAHSGSGIRTAENWREVARVLGEAAEHFPEVEILDLGGGLGVVEKTGDDPLDTAAMDASLADVARAFPGKRLWLEPGRYLVARAGVLIARVTQTKGKGEARYVGIETGMNSLIRPALYGAWHDIANLSRPDEPAGTPATVVGPICETGDVLGNDRLLPECHEGDVIAIANAGAYGRVMSSQYNLRDPAAEIVIE